A single region of the Stenotrophomonas sp. Marseille-Q4652 genome encodes:
- the pyk gene encoding pyruvate kinase, with amino-acid sequence MIERQRRTKILATLGPATDPPGVLEDLFRAGVNVVRLNFSHGDPSGQAKRAAEVRAAALRVGVEVGILADLPGPKIRIERFAEGKVVLRAGDRFDLVAAANTPPGDASQIGVSYLGLPQDVGAGDVLLLDDGLMQLRVVEVQGERIITTVLNDGVLSDRKGLNKQGGGLSLGALTERDKELIGIVAKIGVDFIAVSFCRNAQDMIDARTIAQSHGCNAALVAKIERTEAIENLEEIVEASDVVMVARGDLGVEIGDAELPGLQKKIIKAALAQNRVVITATQMLQSMVESPIPTRAEVLDVANSVIDGTDAVMLSAETAAGAWPVKAVEAMARICLGAERQFQTETDFNASPRNLERADQAIAMATMFLSQHVGVRAIVAMTESGGTARYLSRFRARPPIYAVTRHDGARRQMALMRDVFPINFDSRGLTPREAARGSIRLLVDAGLLQAGDRVVFTSGEHMETHGATNTLRLLEVGPDGRASGLGEL; translated from the coding sequence ATGATCGAGCGCCAGCGCCGAACCAAGATCCTTGCCACCCTGGGGCCGGCGACCGACCCGCCGGGCGTGCTGGAGGACCTGTTCCGGGCCGGCGTCAACGTGGTGCGGCTGAACTTCAGCCACGGCGATCCGTCCGGCCAGGCCAAGCGTGCGGCCGAGGTGCGCGCCGCTGCCCTGCGTGTCGGCGTGGAGGTCGGCATCCTGGCCGACCTGCCGGGTCCGAAGATCCGGATCGAGCGGTTTGCCGAGGGCAAGGTGGTGCTCCGGGCAGGCGACCGCTTCGACCTCGTGGCCGCGGCCAATACCCCCCCCGGCGACGCCAGCCAGATCGGCGTCAGCTATCTGGGCCTGCCGCAGGACGTGGGCGCCGGTGACGTGCTGCTGCTCGACGATGGGCTGATGCAGCTGCGCGTGGTCGAGGTCCAGGGCGAACGCATCATCACCACGGTGCTCAACGACGGCGTGCTGTCCGACCGCAAGGGGCTCAACAAGCAGGGCGGCGGGCTGTCGCTGGGCGCGCTGACCGAGCGCGACAAGGAGCTGATCGGTATCGTGGCGAAGATCGGCGTGGACTTCATCGCCGTCTCGTTCTGCCGCAACGCGCAGGACATGATCGATGCCCGCACCATCGCCCAGTCGCACGGCTGCAATGCCGCGCTGGTGGCCAAGATCGAGCGCACCGAGGCGATCGAGAACCTGGAGGAAATCGTCGAGGCCAGCGACGTGGTGATGGTGGCCCGTGGCGACCTGGGCGTGGAGATCGGCGATGCCGAGCTGCCGGGCCTGCAGAAGAAGATCATCAAGGCCGCGCTGGCGCAGAACCGCGTGGTGATCACCGCCACACAGATGCTGCAGTCGATGGTCGAAAGCCCGATCCCGACCCGCGCCGAGGTGCTGGACGTGGCCAACTCGGTGATCGACGGCACCGACGCGGTGATGCTGTCGGCCGAAACCGCCGCCGGCGCCTGGCCGGTCAAGGCGGTCGAGGCGATGGCGCGCATCTGCCTGGGTGCCGAGCGCCAGTTCCAGACCGAGACCGACTTCAACGCCTCGCCGCGCAACCTGGAGCGCGCCGACCAGGCCATCGCCATGGCCACCATGTTCCTGTCCCAGCACGTGGGCGTGCGCGCGATCGTGGCGATGACCGAATCCGGCGGCACCGCGCGCTACCTGTCGCGCTTCCGCGCCCGCCCGCCGATCTACGCGGTGACCCGCCATGACGGCGCGCGCCGGCAGATGGCGCTGATGCGCGACGTGTTCCCGATCAACTTCGACAGCCGCGGGCTGACCCCGCGCGAGGCCGCGCGCGGCAGCATCCGCCTGCTGGTCGACGCAGGCTTGCTGCAGGCCGGCGACCGCGTGGTGTTCACCAGCGGCGAGCACATGGAAACCCATGGCGCGACCAACACCCTGCGCCTGCTGGAGGTTGGGCCGGACGGCCGCGCCAGCGGCCTGGGCGAGCTGTAA
- a CDS encoding class I fructose-bisphosphate aldolase, producing the protein MSIEQLAETAQAMVAPGKGIIAIDESTGTIAKRFASVGIENTEENRRAYRELLLTTPKLSDYVSGAILFDETIRQSTKDGVPFAKYMADNGIIPGIKVDTGAKPLAGCPGEMVTEGLDGLRERLQEYYKLGARFAKWRAVINIGESIPSGTCIDANAHALARYAALCQEAGLVPMVEPEVIMDGDHDIETCYEVTEATLRALFDALYAQNVVLEGTILKASMVISGKDCEEQADVEEVAESTVMCLKSTVPAILPGIVFLSGGQTDEQSTAHLNAMNQLGNLPWPLSFSYGRAMQQAALKLWAKDMKGNYAAAQKTVYERAKANGLAALGKWEG; encoded by the coding sequence ATGAGCATCGAACAGCTGGCCGAAACCGCCCAGGCCATGGTCGCCCCGGGCAAGGGCATCATCGCGATCGACGAATCCACCGGCACCATCGCCAAGCGCTTTGCCTCGGTGGGCATCGAGAACACCGAGGAAAACCGCCGCGCCTACCGCGAGCTGCTGCTCACCACGCCGAAGTTGAGCGACTACGTCTCCGGCGCGATCCTGTTCGACGAGACCATCCGCCAGTCGACCAAGGACGGCGTGCCGTTCGCCAAGTACATGGCCGACAACGGCATCATCCCGGGCATCAAGGTCGACACCGGCGCCAAGCCGCTGGCCGGCTGCCCGGGCGAGATGGTCACCGAGGGCCTGGACGGCCTGCGCGAGCGCCTGCAGGAGTACTACAAGCTCGGCGCCCGCTTCGCCAAGTGGCGCGCGGTGATCAACATCGGCGAATCGATCCCGTCGGGCACCTGCATCGACGCCAATGCCCACGCGCTGGCCCGCTATGCCGCGCTGTGCCAGGAAGCCGGCCTGGTGCCGATGGTCGAGCCGGAAGTGATCATGGACGGCGACCACGACATCGAGACCTGCTACGAAGTCACCGAAGCCACCCTGCGTGCGCTGTTCGACGCCCTTTACGCGCAGAACGTCGTGCTGGAAGGCACCATCCTGAAGGCCTCCATGGTCATCTCCGGCAAGGACTGCGAAGAGCAGGCCGACGTCGAGGAAGTGGCCGAGTCGACCGTGATGTGCCTGAAGTCGACCGTGCCGGCAATCCTGCCGGGCATCGTGTTCCTGTCCGGTGGCCAGACCGACGAGCAGTCCACCGCCCACCTCAACGCCATGAACCAGCTGGGCAACCTGCCGTGGCCGCTGAGCTTCTCCTACGGCCGTGCCATGCAGCAGGCCGCACTGAAGCTGTGGGCAAAGGACATGAAGGGCAACTACGCCGCCGCCCAGAAGACCGTGTACGAGCGCGCCAAGGCCAACGGCCTGGCTGCGCTGGGCAAGTGGGAAGGCTGA
- a CDS encoding O-acetyl-ADP-ribose deacetylase translates to MKIEVWQGDITELAVDAIVNAANESLLGGGGVDGAIHRAAGPGLLDECRQLPELRPGVRCPVGEVRATGGHRLAARHVLHTVGPVWREGQHDEPALLANCYWRSLKLAEEMGLHSVAFPAISCGVYGYPLQLAARVAAAETLAWQRSHAEPRHIILVAYNGATAQAYRQALAELGYRVPAEPLLTRPPAMDASLALQAGSAA, encoded by the coding sequence CCGAACTGGCCGTGGACGCCATCGTCAACGCCGCCAACGAGTCCCTGCTCGGCGGCGGCGGCGTGGATGGCGCCATCCATCGGGCCGCCGGTCCAGGGCTGCTGGACGAGTGTCGGCAACTGCCGGAGCTGCGTCCAGGCGTGCGTTGCCCGGTCGGCGAGGTACGCGCGACCGGCGGCCACCGTCTGGCCGCACGGCACGTGCTGCATACCGTCGGCCCGGTCTGGCGCGAGGGCCAGCACGACGAGCCGGCCCTGCTGGCCAACTGCTACTGGCGCTCGCTGAAGCTGGCCGAGGAAATGGGCCTGCATTCGGTCGCCTTCCCCGCGATCAGCTGCGGCGTCTACGGCTACCCGCTGCAGCTGGCCGCGCGCGTGGCTGCTGCCGAGACCCTGGCCTGGCAGCGCAGCCATGCCGAACCGCGACACATCATCCTCGTCGCCTACAACGGCGCCACCGCCCAGGCCTATCGCCAGGCGCTGGCCGAGCTGGGTTATCGCGTTCCGGCCGAGCCGCTGCTGACGCGCCCGCCGGCCATGGATGCCTCGCTGGCGCTGCAGGCCGGTAGCGCCGCTTGA